Part of the Cuniculiplasma divulgatum genome, ACAATAATGTCTCCAATTAGGGGACCTAACCATGAGGATGCTTATAATGTAATTCAATGTTGCACTGGGGCTTAATAAGATTAAGGGAAGGGGGAGTAAACATGAGATATGAGAACATCTATAAGTCCCTTCTTTTTTATATTGTTGGTTTAGCCCTTCTATATCTGTCAATATTTTTATCTTACAACCTAAAGTTTGATGGACATTTCATATCAGCATTGCCAATAGTTTTACCATTGGTTTTTTCCATAGCCTCTATTGGTGTGGCAGTTATTCTTATAATGGAAAAAGATTCCCCTTGGTTTTTTAGAACTGGCATTATGAGTTTAGTTGGTGGAATCACTTTATTTTCATTCGGTATTCTAACATTCTACTTAGGAGTAAAATCCTTAGTATGGGCAGGTTCATTTGTAGTTGGTATAATGTTTATTTTTGCTGCGATGGTTCGATTATTCATTCAGGGTGGTTTGAGTGCATACAGAAAAAGCAGGAATTAGAACATTATTCCCATCAATATTTGGAATTATATTTCTGATTTCAGGTGTTGTGGGTTTATTAGGATCTTTTAATGTTCAAACATTCTATTCATTTGGTACTTTGATTTCCGTAGTTTCCATTATCGCTGGAGTGTATTTTATTCTGAGTACTCACATAAGTAGGAAGAATAGAGTTAAATGGAGTACCAAATAATCATGAATCGTTATCTTTACCACTTAGTTCTTGTTATAGTTGTATCCATTGTTGTTCTGGCGATCAACATCATGGCATTCATGTCAAAGAACGTTTCTGATTACCTCTACATATTTGATCTAACATATACCGTAGGGAACAGTGCTCATTTTGTGGCTTTGTCTATCTCCGAAAGATGTATATCAGTAAAGGATCAAACTTCTAATAGTTAGTATTCCCTTAAAACATTAATCAAATCCCGATCGGTCCATAATTAGGGGCCCAACCCAAAATAGGAACTGTGACATCCTCCCCTCGCTAAAGCGTCGGGGCTTCCTGATTCAATCCGTGTGCTTGCCCTATGCCCTCTCCATGCGGAGGGAAAAGGTATTGGCACCTCTGTCCACAGGCGTTAATTCCCCACTGTCCGTGGGTACTCCGCTCTTGATCAGAGCGAATTTTCTTATGTTTATTGCGGCATTCAAGTCCCTGTCTATGGTTAAGCCACACTTATCACATGCGTATGTCCTTTTAGATAATTCCATGTGTTTCATGTATCCACAACTCGAACACATCCTCGTTGAGGGATCAAATCTCCCTATCTCCACTACATTCTTGCCCCTCAGCAATGCCTTGGTTTTCAGCATTGCCAGGAAGGAAGACCATCCCGCATCCATTATACTTCCAGCCAGACGATGATTGTTTACCATACCGCTGACGTTCAGGCTCTCGACCCCGATACTGTCACACGTTAGGATCAGGATGTCGGATACCTTGTTCTGGAAGTCCTTTCTCTGTTCCGAAATATGCTGTGACATGGACCCCGTTTGTTTAGACAACTTTCCGGGTTCATTCGAGGAGAATGACATGCTCATACCTCCCCATCTGTTTTTCAATCCATTTTCTTCTAAACATTTCATCCTCCATTATCCTGCACTCAAATTCCTCCGGAGTGAGATAATCCAGTGATGAGTGCGGTCTCACTGAATTGTAGTCATTCACAGCCCACCCGATGTAGGACTCGAACTCGATGTAACTGGAGAAATCCCTGGTGTATATATAGTCCTCCTTGAAATGGCCGAAATACGATTCCACATGGCCATCCTCCTCCGGCGTGTTGGGGTGTATTGTCTCGTGCCTTATTCCCAGGGACCTCAGGTATTCCTCATACCTGTGTGATGTCAGCTGAGAACCGTCGTCCGATCTTATGGACAGATTGGGGATCACGAGGTCAGGGAATTCCGTGAGGAGGGCACTGTCAAGTGCCAGCAGCATCTCTTCTGTCCTGGACATCATTGAGACAAGGAATCCCCTGACCTTCCTTGAGCAGAGGTCGATGTAGGCGGTGAAATATACCCACCCTTCTCCGGGTATGTATATCTTTGTGAAGTCGGTCTCCCACGTCCTGTTCAACGTGGAAACGACTACTGCCCTGGGGGCCTTCTCCCTGGCCACCTTTTTCCTCGCCATGACCAGGTTCATCGCCCTCATGTGCCTCCTGACCCTCTTCCTGTTCACATTGAGGCGGGAACGCCTTATCATTGCCGTAACCCTTCTCGTACCGTAGGAAGGCCTCTCCTTGATTATTTCGCTGATCCTGGACTCGATGGATGGGTCAAGGGGTATTGACCTCTTCCTGTGTCTGTAGTACAGGAGGGACCTGCTGTATCCTGAGAGGTCACATGCCCTGCTCCTGCTGATCCCTTCCCCAACAAGGTAGGTCATCGCATCCCTCCTCTCCTGGAGAGTTGAGTTTTTTTTAGTGTTTCATTTGCTACAGTCAGTTCTCCTATGATCCTCTTGAGGTTTTCGATCTCCATCTGCACCTTAGCGTCCTTTGATGATCTGCCTGCTTCAAGTGCAGCTGTGCCTGCTGCAATGAACGCATCCCTCCACTTGTAGAACGCCGATGATCCAACGTCGTATTTCCTGCAGATTTCAGCTATAGAGGCGGTGTTGGACAGGGCCTCCATGACAATCCTTGCCTTCTCTTCCCTGGTCCTGTTAGATTTGCCTACCATGATGAAGCCTCCATGGAATCCGGGAGGAGATTAAAAATTCCCCCTCTCTTGACTCTCCCCCTATTTAAACCTTTCTCCACTATCAAATTGTCTAACTCTAACTAGGTCCAGTACAGGTATCATTCCAACGAGATGCAGCTTTGCAAGCTTGAGGCTGTCCACCTTATCGTTTTTCTTCTTTGACTTTGTTATCCACGTCATCTCTTTCGGATGGGCCACGGTTATGTCATAATATCCAATACCTTTCAATGCGTTAGAAACTGCATACGCAGATCCCGATGCTTCAAACGCTATTCTCGTCTCTTTCGGTATCCTCTTTTCAAATTCTCTGTACCCCTCTCCAGTCATGGGGAACCTGAACTGTTCCCTTATGTCTCCATCAGGTGCCATATACGTGGCAAAGCTTTCCTTCTCTCCAAGATCTATTCCCACTACAGGACTGTTCATGCGATCAATACGCTTTTTCTGTTTATCCATTTTATCCCTCCCGGCGACTCTTATGGCTGACTGAGAGCCGCACACGGAAGGCTGACCGCCCAGGGAATTTACTATTCAGTCAAG contains:
- a CDS encoding RNA-guided endonuclease InsQ/TnpB family protein gives rise to the protein MSFSSNEPGKLSKQTGSMSQHISEQRKDFQNKVSDILILTCDSIGVESLNVSGMVNNHRLAGSIMDAGWSSFLAMLKTKALLRGKNVVEIGRFDPSTRMCSSCGYMKHMELSKRTYACDKCGLTIDRDLNAAINIRKFALIKSGVPTDSGELTPVDRGANTFSLRMERA
- a CDS encoding IS3 family transposase, which encodes MTYLVGEGISRSRACDLSGYSRSLLYYRHRKRSIPLDPSIESRISEIIKERPSYGTRRVTAMIRRSRLNVNRKRVRRHMRAMNLVMARKKVAREKAPRAVVVSTLNRTWETDFTKIYIPGEGWVYFTAYIDLCSRKVRGFLVSMMSRTEEMLLALDSALLTEFPDLVIPNLSIRSDDGSQLTSHRYEEYLRSLGIRHETIHPNTPEEDGHVESYFGHFKEDYIYTRDFSSYIEFESYIGWAVNDYNSVRPHSSLDYLTPEEFECRIMEDEMFRRKWIEKQMGRYEHVILLE
- a CDS encoding transposase, with product MVGKSNRTREEKARIVMEALSNTASIAEICRKYDVGSSAFYKWRDAFIAAGTAALEAGRSSKDAKVQMEIENLKRIIGELTVANETLKKTQLSRRGGMR
- a CDS encoding IS110 family transposase, which produces MDKQKKRIDRMNSPVVGIDLGEKESFATYMAPDGDIREQFRFPMTGEGYREFEKRIPKETRIAFEASGSAYAVSNALKGIGYYDITVAHPKEMTWITKSKKKNDKVDSLKLAKLHLVGMIPVLDLVRVRQFDSGERFK